The Desulfatibacillum aliphaticivorans DSM 15576 sequence AAAGTTGTTTCTGACATTTGGAAATGCGACCCGGACGATTTTCAATGCTCGCTTGACCGAACCATGAATGAGTCCCTGGAAAAAATTCGCCGGGGAAAGGTCTTTTTTCGGGCTGACGATATTGCCGCGCCGTCCAAAAACTTTTCCCGTATGATGGAGCTTTTTAAAAAATATCAAGCCCCTTTGTGCCTTGCTGTAACCCCCTCCTGGATTTCCCGCCCAAGATGGCAGGCTCTTTTGGAGGTCGCCGGGGACGAACCTTCCCTGTGGTGCTGGCATCAGCACGGATGGCGGCATATCAACCATGAGTCGGAAGGTAAAAAGCAGGAATTCGGCCCGTCCCGCACCAAGGGGGCGATCGCCCGAGACCTTGCATTGGGAAAGGAGCGGCTGGAACAAATCCTGGGCTCACGCTTCTTTCCGTTTTTCACGCCCCCTTGGAATCGTTGCAGCGCGCATACGCTTGCCCTGCTGCAATCCATGGGGTATAATGGAGTTTCGCGCAGTAAAGGGGCCAAACCAAAATCGCAAGGCCTTCCCGACATCTTTGTGAACGTGGATCTTCACACCCGCCGGGAAAAGAACGGAAAAAAGGATTTAACGGATTTTTTTCAGGAGTTGTCCAAGGCTCTGTCCAGCGGATATTGCGGGGTCATGATTCACCATCAATTGATGAACGAGGCAGCGTTTAAAGCTCTGGAGGCTTTGCTGCAGGCCTTTCGCGCGGAGAAGAAACTCGAATTGGGCGCTTTTAATTCTCTCGCGTAAAATTAATAGTGATTATTAATTTTACTTTTGCCCAGACTGTATTATAGTTTTTTCAGAACCATAAAACAGGGCGTATGGACGCCCAATTTCTTTCAATAAATCATTTCCTTTGGACGCTCATTTCCATCAGAACACGGCGAAGTACGCCTGTTTTTTTTAAATCTATCGCTTCTTTTGGGGGCTTGTAAGTTCATGGTTAGCGCGGAAACAGCCCAAGGATCGAATGCAGGGAAAGGCAAAGTCAGCAGACTTGTGGTTCTTCCGTTCAGGAAATCCCTGGAAATTTCGTTCAAGAGCATTAAGGCGCGGTTTTTTCGTTCTCTGATAACGACCACCTCGCTGGTGTTGGCTATCAGTTTTTTCAGCTTTGTGCTGGTTAGCACGGACGCCGCCAATGGATTGTTGTCCTCAGGAGAGCGGGGATACCGGCAGGCATTGATTCAGTCCGGTTATGATTTGGCTCCGGACCAGGACACGGCGGGGAGCAGCCCCAAGCAGCGATGGATAGCCTTATTGTCGCTTTTGGTGTGCGTTGTAGGCATTGTCAACGCGCACTTGATGGCCGTCACCGAGCGATTTCGGGAGATCGGCACTATGAAATGCCTGGGCGCCCTGGACCGGTTTGTCTTGCGGCTATTTGTGTTGGAGGCGGGCATGCAGGGCCTTGTCGGCTCCCTTGCGGGGGCGCTGGGCGGCGCCTTTTTCGCCTTGCTTAGTTTTTTACTGCGTTTCGGGTCTCCGGTGTTAACCAATATGAACTGGAGCCATGTGTTTATGTCCGTGGGAACGGCGATCGCGGCCGGAATCCTGCTAAGTTTGGCTGGCGTCCTGTATCCCGCCTGGATCGCCTCACGCATGCAACCAGTGGAAGCCATGAGGGTTGAAACTTGAGTAATATCGAGAATGTGGTCAGGGTATCGGAAGTCACCAAGAGCTTCAACCTTGGCAAAATCACGGTACAGGCCCTCAAGGGGATCAACTTGGAGATCGCCACGGGGAACTACATTTCCATCATGGGGCCTTCCGGCTCGGGAAAAAGCACCCTGTTTAACATGATAGGCGGGCTGGACAAACCCACTTCGGGCCGGGTTTACATCGACGAAGTGGACATCGCCCAGTTGGACGCCTATGAACTGGCCTGGCTGCGCTGCCGCAAAATCGGCTACATCTTCCAGACCTTCAACCTGATCCAGGTTATGACCGCCCTGGAAAACGTGACCCTGCCCATGACATTCGCCGGCGAGACCAGCAGCGCGTCCATGGAAAAGGGCATGGAGCTCCTCAAGCTGGTGGGCCTGGGCGACAGATACAGCCATAAGCCCAACGAACTCTCCGGCGGCCAGCAACAGCGGGTCGCCGTGGCCAGAGCCCTGGCCAACGATCCCAGCATCATCCTGGCTGATGAGCCCACGGGCAACCTGGACTTGTCCACGGGCGAGGAAATCATTGCTCTGCTTAAAAAGCTCAGCCGGGAGCGCAACGTGACGGTCATTTCCGCCACGCACGACTTTAAGATGCTCAATGTATCGGATCAGGTCGTCTGGATTCGGGACGGCTTGGTGGACAAAGTGGAAAACCGGGACGAGCTGAACATTTCCGTGGGACAGATCGGAACGCGCGAAGCAGCGGAGAAGCATTAACTTTTATGCATTTGCGGCTTCTCTCCGGAACGATTTTTATGATGGCCATGACACTCTCTTGATGAGCTGAACCAAATATGCCCCCAATGCACACAAATAAATTCTATGCGGGATTGCTCCTCCTTCTGCTGGCGTTCCTTGTCAGCCTCGGCTTACCGGGCGCGGGCTTGGCCTCCCTTGATTACGACGGAATGCGGAAAGACACCGCTTACCTGTCCTCACTGGGAGATCGCAGCACGGGCTCGGAAGGCTGCGTCCAGGCTTCGGCCTATATTGCGGAGCGTTTTAAGGCTTTGGGCCTGGAAGACATGGAATCCCTGGACTTTCGCGTACCCATTTTGGAGCATAAGGGAAGCGCCCTTTCCTTGGGGGCGGATTCCCAGCCTGTGGCTTTAAATCCCATTTATTCCAACGCCATTGCTCCCCAATCCTTTGAAAACGGAGTTTCCGGACCCGTGGTCTACGCCGGAAAAGGCGGGCTGCAGGATCTTCAAGGAAAAAAGGTCGCCGGCTGCATCATGCTCATGGATATGGAGTCGGGCAAGAATTGGCAAAACGCCGCCTCCTTGGGCGCCAAAGCCTTGATCTACGTGGGCGATCCCAACACGTCCAAGATTTTTTTCCAGGAGAAATTCGAGCTGACCCCCTACCATTTTCCCCGCTTCTGGATGACCAGAGCCGAGGCACGGGAAGTCTTTGGGGATTATGAATCCGCGCCCAAAGGTTTGGCCGCTGAAAACGCGGAATTGAAAACCTCCATGGCCTGGGAGCAGGTCAAGGCGCAGAATATTTACGGTTTCATAAAAGGAACCGACGAAAACCTCAAGCAGGAACTCCTGGTGGTGGAGGCCTTTTACGACAGCACCGCCCTGGTTTTCGGCAAGTCCCCGGGAGCGGATGAGGCCGGCGGCATCGTGGCTTTGCTGGAGTTGGTCCGCATTCTCAAGGAAAACCCGCCGCCTCGGTCGGTTCTCTTTGTAGCAACCGCCGGGCACGCCCAGGGTCTTGCCGGCGCCCGGGAGTTGTGGTGGAGCCTATGCACCAAAAATAAGATCATCAAGGGAGAAAAAGCCCGTCTGGAGAAGGTCATTGAGGACGGCGAAAATGCTTTGGAAAGCCTGAATGCATTTTCCGACAAGTTTCCTTCCAACAGGGAGGATTTCATGGCCCTGCGGGACGCAGCGTCCGAAGAGCTTAAAACCCAGGTGGACGCCATATCCAACAAGCTGATGCGTTTGCGTTTGGCCGACAATAAGGACGAAAAGAAAAAGGAAATCAACAAGCTGGCGGAAAAACGCATGGCTTTGCGCTCCCTGCTTTGGGTTCCGTACAAGGATTTGACCGATCAGGATCGGGAGTTGATGCACTCTTTAATCGCTCCCGCCAAAAAAAACCTGAAATACGTCGTCAAGGACGCCAATAAGCAGCGCAAGATCATCAAAACGGCCAGGGCCTTCAGAAAACAGGTGGGCGAGTACAAGGTGGTCTCCGCCTTGTCTCTGCATCTTTCCAGCCACGGGGACGGCGCCGGCGGCTTCAGCCTGGGGTGGCATTATTCCCTTAGAGACAGAGTCAACAGGACTTCCGCCTACAAAGGCCTGGACAAAGCCATGCAAAAGGCGGCCGCCAAGCTGGAGAAAATAGGCGTGGAATATCCCCTGGCCGATACGCTCAGGCCCAGCGGGCTGCGCACCTGGCAAAGCTGGTTTGGAGATAAGCCCGCCTTGGGCGGCGAAGTGGGAGCCCTGGCCGGATATCCCAGCGCCAGTTTTGTGACGATCAACGATTCCCGCCCCATGTGGGGGACGCCGTTTGACACCATAGACAACATGGATTGGAATACGGTCTCCAAGCAGGCCGAAATGGTCTTGGGGGTCCTGGAAAAACTGGCATTCGCCGACGAATTGCATTCCGGAAAAGATCCTAAATTAGGCTTTTCCACTGTCACGGGCCACGCAAAATTTATGCGTCATGGCGAACTATTCGCCGACCAGGCCGCCCCCAAGACCATCATACTTTGCTTTCAGGGCCCTTCCATCATCCATGTTATGACCGACGCCCAAGGCGATTTTCAGCTAAAGGGCATGGCGGACAAAAAACACTCCACGGATAAGGCGATCCTGGAAGGATACCGTTTTGACGAGAACGGCCAGGCTTATTGGGCCATCGACAAGGAGACCACCGGCAAAAACGCCTACCGGGTCAAGGTTCTCAGAAAATCCGCGGAAACCGACCTTATCATGTTCTCCTGCCGC is a genomic window containing:
- a CDS encoding polysaccharide deacetylase family protein: MLKVVSDIWKCDPDDFQCSLDRTMNESLEKIRRGKVFFRADDIAAPSKNFSRMMELFKKYQAPLCLAVTPSWISRPRWQALLEVAGDEPSLWCWHQHGWRHINHESEGKKQEFGPSRTKGAIARDLALGKERLEQILGSRFFPFFTPPWNRCSAHTLALLQSMGYNGVSRSKGAKPKSQGLPDIFVNVDLHTRREKNGKKDLTDFFQELSKALSSGYCGVMIHHQLMNEAAFKALEALLQAFRAEKKLELGAFNSLA
- a CDS encoding ABC transporter permease — translated: MVSAETAQGSNAGKGKVSRLVVLPFRKSLEISFKSIKARFFRSLITTTSLVLAISFFSFVLVSTDAANGLLSSGERGYRQALIQSGYDLAPDQDTAGSSPKQRWIALLSLLVCVVGIVNAHLMAVTERFREIGTMKCLGALDRFVLRLFVLEAGMQGLVGSLAGALGGAFFALLSFLLRFGSPVLTNMNWSHVFMSVGTAIAAGILLSLAGVLYPAWIASRMQPVEAMRVET
- a CDS encoding ABC transporter ATP-binding protein, whose protein sequence is MSNIENVVRVSEVTKSFNLGKITVQALKGINLEIATGNYISIMGPSGSGKSTLFNMIGGLDKPTSGRVYIDEVDIAQLDAYELAWLRCRKIGYIFQTFNLIQVMTALENVTLPMTFAGETSSASMEKGMELLKLVGLGDRYSHKPNELSGGQQQRVAVARALANDPSIILADEPTGNLDLSTGEEIIALLKKLSRERNVTVISATHDFKMLNVSDQVVWIRDGLVDKVENRDELNISVGQIGTREAAEKH